One Bacillus sp. 1780r2a1 DNA segment encodes these proteins:
- the hisD gene encoding histidinol dehydrogenase: protein MKITRVTESVSLKRTIDQGTGAQREAVLTILKDVKDTGDQALFSYTEKFDGVSLEALKVSDAERKHAYEAIDNETIQIINEAAANIRDYHERMITQSWMVTKEDGTILGQKVTPLDAVGVYVPGGLAAYPSSVLMNVIPAQVAGVKRIVMVSPVQKDGSLPAGVLVAATELGVEEIYKVGGAQAIGALAYGTETIEAVDKIVGPGNIYVALAKREVYGLVDIDSIAGPSEIVVLADDTARPNEVAADLLSQAEHDRLASSVLVTPSLNLAEAVAQEVQKQLETLPRKAIAEASIQEYGAIYVTEELNQAIDVVNKLAPEHLEIMTDEPMTILGKIRHAGAIFLGRYSSEPVGDYFAGPNHVLPTNGTAKFSSPLSVDSFVKKSSIISYSEQALKDNSSKIAAFARLEGLEAHARAVEERFKK, encoded by the coding sequence ATGAAGATTACACGCGTGACGGAAAGCGTTAGTTTAAAACGTACGATTGATCAGGGGACAGGAGCACAGCGTGAAGCCGTGCTTACCATTCTTAAAGACGTTAAAGATACAGGAGATCAAGCTCTGTTTTCATATACAGAAAAATTTGACGGTGTATCGTTAGAAGCGTTGAAAGTGTCGGATGCAGAGCGTAAGCATGCGTACGAAGCTATTGATAATGAAACCATTCAGATTATTAACGAGGCTGCGGCTAATATCCGTGACTACCATGAGCGCATGATTACGCAATCTTGGATGGTAACAAAAGAAGATGGCACGATCCTGGGGCAGAAGGTGACCCCTTTAGATGCCGTTGGTGTCTACGTTCCGGGCGGTTTAGCTGCGTATCCATCATCCGTGTTGATGAACGTTATTCCTGCTCAGGTAGCGGGTGTTAAGCGTATTGTCATGGTATCACCTGTGCAAAAAGACGGTTCATTACCGGCTGGTGTTCTTGTTGCTGCTACGGAACTAGGTGTAGAAGAAATTTATAAAGTTGGCGGAGCACAAGCCATCGGAGCATTGGCATATGGAACAGAAACAATTGAAGCGGTCGATAAAATTGTGGGCCCAGGAAACATTTATGTGGCTTTAGCCAAAAGAGAAGTATACGGATTAGTTGATATTGATTCGATTGCTGGACCGAGTGAAATTGTTGTATTAGCAGACGATACAGCAAGACCAAATGAAGTGGCAGCTGATTTGTTATCACAAGCAGAACATGATCGGTTGGCATCTAGCGTTTTGGTAACACCTTCTTTAAATCTAGCAGAAGCCGTAGCACAAGAGGTTCAAAAACAGCTTGAAACGCTACCTCGAAAAGCAATTGCTGAAGCATCTATTCAAGAGTATGGTGCAATTTATGTCACAGAAGAGCTTAATCAAGCGATTGATGTAGTTAATAAATTGGCTCCGGAACATCTTGAAATTATGACAGATGAACCGATGACGATACTCGGGAAAATTCGTCATGCTGGAGCTATCTTTCTAGGTAGATATAGCTCAGAGCCCGTAGGAGATTATTTTGCTGGCCCAAACCATGTACTACCAACGAACGGAACGGCTAAGTTTTCAAGTCCGCTATCCGTTGATTCATTTGTAAAAAAATCAAGCATCATTTCATATAGCGAGCAGGCGCTCAAAGATAATAGTTCGAAAATTGCCGCTTTTGCAAGGTTAGAAGGATTAGAGGCACACGCTCGAGCAGTCGAAGAACGATTCAAAAAATAA
- the hisG gene encoding ATP phosphoribosyltransferase, whose translation MTELLTIAMPKGRIFEEAAQLLRQAGFQLPPEFDDSRKLIVDIPEENMRFILAKPMDVTTYVEYGVADLGIAGKDVMLEEERDVYELLDLQISKCHLAVAGLPNTKNSEIAQKVATKYPNVASTYFREQGEQVEIIKLNGSIELAPLIGLADRIVDIVSTGRTLQENGLVELEHIGDITSRLIVNPVSYRLKDERIDDLVNRLSKVVEAS comes from the coding sequence ATGACTGAACTACTAACAATTGCGATGCCAAAAGGAAGAATATTTGAAGAAGCTGCCCAGCTTTTGCGTCAAGCAGGTTTTCAACTTCCGCCAGAGTTTGATGACTCACGTAAATTAATTGTTGATATTCCAGAAGAGAATATGCGCTTTATTTTAGCAAAGCCAATGGACGTAACGACTTATGTAGAATACGGCGTAGCTGATTTAGGTATTGCAGGAAAAGACGTAATGCTTGAAGAAGAAAGAGATGTCTATGAACTCTTAGACTTACAAATTAGCAAATGTCATCTTGCTGTGGCTGGCTTACCCAATACGAAAAATTCAGAGATTGCTCAAAAAGTAGCGACAAAATATCCGAACGTTGCTTCCACTTACTTTCGAGAGCAAGGAGAGCAGGTTGAAATTATTAAGCTAAATGGATCAATTGAGTTAGCACCGCTTATCGGCTTAGCTGATCGTATTGTTGATATCGTTTCAACAGGAAGAACGCTACAGGAAAACGGCTTGGTTGAACTAGAGCATATCGGTGATATTACGTCTCGATTAATTGTAAACCCAGTTAGCTACCGGTTAAAAGATGAACGAATTGATGATTTAGTCAACCGACTATCAAAAGTTGTCGAAGCATCATGA